A portion of the Atribacterota bacterium genome contains these proteins:
- a CDS encoding sugar ABC transporter permease, whose translation SRFKSATTTAGMLFEMDAIAAAFVGGASPSGGIGKVTGSIVGAFVMMSLTSGMNLMGIDISYQYVVRALVLVAAVVFDVATRNKKKIY comes from the coding sequence CTTCACGTTTTAAATCAGCAACCACAACAGCAGGAATGTTATTTGAGATGGATGCAATAGCAGCTGCTTTTGTTGGAGGTGCTTCGCCCTCCGGTGGGATTGGAAAGGTTACCGGGTCTATTGTAGGTGCCTTTGTCATGATGTCCTTAACCAGCGGTATGAACCTGATGGGTATTGATATATCCTATCAGTATGTTGTCCGAGCACTGGTTTTAGTAGCAGCAGTAGTATTTGATGTAGCAACACGTAACAAAAAGAAGATATATTAA